The proteins below come from a single Torulaspora delbrueckii CBS 1146 chromosome 5, complete genome genomic window:
- the IPL1 gene encoding aurora kinase (similar to Saccharomyces cerevisiae IPL1 (YPL209C); ancestral locus Anc_6.222): MDAQKARRDSLLQRNMLLSMRLDNGQSSQVAGSGAKKVLNVARGGANGVSKTWRMSHSPQRAVSKLSSPPKASWNKPSATRKTGTERSLKPSPIHSKPSVKQPPFLGIKSLSLDDFDIGKKLGKGKFGRVYCVKHKKTGFICAMKAMEKSELVQYNVQKQFRREVEIQSSLSHPNLTKLYGFFHDDKRVYLLMEYLVNGELYKVLKARGPFNDIVASHYVYQMADALDFMHQKNIIHRDVKPENILMGFGNVVKLTDFGWSIISARGVRRKTLCGTIDYLSPELITSREYDDKVDVWALGVLTYELIVNSPPFEEDSKDSTYKRIVSGDLKFPDTISSDAQDLIRKLLRHKAKDRISLQDVKRHPWILKHKSFW, from the coding sequence ATGGATGCTCAAAAGGCTCGAAGAGATTCGCTGCTGCAGCGCAATATGCTGTTAAGTATGAGGCTGGATAACGGGCAATCTAGTCAAGTTGCAGGTTCAGGCGCAAAAAAGGTCTTGAATGTTGCTAGGGGTGGTGCGAATGGGGTTTCAAAGACTTGGAGAATGTCGCACTCACCACAGAGAGCCGTATCGAAACTTTCATCGCCTCCAAAAGCCTCTTGGAATAAACCGTCGGCGACAAGGAAAACTGGTACCGAACGAAGCCTAAAACCCTCACCTATCCATTCAAAGCCGAGTGTGAAGCAACCTCCATTTTTGGGCATTAAATCTTTGTCGCTGGACGATTTTGATATAGGTAAGAAGCTGGGAAAGGGAAAGTTTGGTAGAGTGTATTGCGTAAAACATAAAAAGACAGGGTTCATATGTGCTATGAAGGCTATGGAGAAGAGTGAACTTGTTCAATATAATGTGCAAAAACAGTTCAGAAGAGAAGTCGAGATACAGAGCTCGTTGAGTCATCCTAATTTGACTAAACTCTATGGGTTTTTCCATGACGACAAGCGTGTTTACCTCTTGATGGAATACCTAGTGAATGGTGAACTATACAAAGTCCTCAAAGCGAGAGGACCTTTCAATGATATTGTGGCGTCTCATTACGTTTACCAGATGGCTGACGCTTTAGATTTTATGcatcaaaagaatattATCCACCGTGACGTGAAACCAGAGAATATCTTAATGGGTTTTGGTAACGTGGTTAAGCTCACAGATTTTGGTTGGAGTATTATTAGTGCCCGTGGGGTCAGGAGGAAAACTCTCTGTGGGACAATCGACTATTTGTCACCAGAATTGATAACGTCGAGAGAATACGATGACAAAGTCGACGTTTGGGCTTTGGGGGTTCTCACGTATGAGTTAATAGTGAACTCTCCACCTTTCGAAGAAGACTCCAAGGATTCAACATATAAAAGGATTGTCAGTGGAGACTTAAAATTCCCCGatacaatttcttctgaCGCACAAGATCTCATTAGAAAGCTATTAAGACACAAAGCTAAAGACAGAATATCGCTCCAAGACGTCAAGCGACATCCGTGGATCCTAAAACATAAATCGTTTTGGTGA
- the SRP72 gene encoding signal recognition particle subunit SRP72 (similar to Saccharomyces cerevisiae SRP72 (YPL210C); ancestral locus Anc_6.224): protein MADENLTQLLSKLRVQSTSDELVKVQETCLQLLNDTANSKDHGAILKAYLVASIKQDKYAQGLRVLLDKKEIDDQYGEQFALEKLYIFYKLNETKRFDDLYRKIVPEPVDSLKKKSEEETTPFRGILHVRAQFCYNNAQYEEAFKIYHYLATHNEKRTDNDIELACNERVPLTVEPYLQENATLSSVSDESYDLLFNDSMISSAKGQYNKAVDILKRAREMAASDGYESDLNAIELQLSYVYQLMGKTKDSQELLNKLIEKLDKGSPLALLANMNKKAFCDYSKYKTNLNLVLREVNAEAMNGYNLKHYTQSQWTTINRNLLFLHLFNNDSIQSKSTPLSRTLHKYKETVGEVNLESYKSQAKKLYHRAMKMIAEEPSTGQWRRDSNKSLLGFLLLTLQLQVIEKQWDEALSLCYSALNGRNFPEVDRAYACNILYCIIIDIRRRSGRDEKFFISRYEKNNPPSEGSFVKDIAFWKHVGMYYMGKEPFSARKLFEEISKETDDDFIKKYKSEDTNDVDVQAAAKYTQGIDVAELLSDGVTPFKLKKATNVISVSKVTKKQKVKNDLKKQKQKEQRLKRFLEHCDTSKGPDPERWLPKKDRSTYRPKKKQVAKQTQGGNMSKKAEQALDISKNVKVSKKSKGKRK from the coding sequence ATGGCGGACGAAAATTTGACACAATtgctttcaaaattgagaGTTCAATCGACTAGTGATGAGCTTGTTAAGGTGCAAGAGACATGTTTGCAATTGTTGAACGATACAGCGAATAGCAAGGACCATGGAGCTATTCTGAAGGCCTATCTGGTAGCTTCAATCAAACAGGATAAGTATGCGCAAGGTTTAAGAGTTCTTTTGgataagaaggaaattgaCGACCAATATGGTGAACAGTTCGCTTTGGAAAAGCTTTACATCTTCTACAAATTAAATGAGACGAAGAGATTCGATGATCTTTACAGAAAGATTGTTCCTGAACCTgtggattctttgaaaaaaaagtctgaggaagaaacaACGCCATTTAGGGGAATACTCCACGTCAGAGCTCAGTTCTGTTATAACAATGCACAATATGAGGAGGCTTTCAAGATTTACCATTACTTAGCAACGCATAACGAGAAAAGAACCGACAATGATATCGAACTAGCATGTAATGAAAGAGTTCCTCTTACGGTGGAACCTTACTTGCAGGAAAATGCCACTCTATCGTCCGTCAGTGATGAATCGTACGATCTCTTGTTTAATGACTCTATGATTTCATCTGCAAAAGGTCAGTACAACAAAGCAGTcgatatcttgaagagaGCCCGTGAAATGGCAGCCAGTGATGGTTACGAAAGTGATTTGAATGCAATTGAGTTGCAACTCTCCTATGTATACCAACTAATGGGTAAAACCAAAGATAGCCAGGAGctattgaacaagttgattGAGAAATTAGACAAGGGTTCTCCACTTGCTCTACTGGCAAATATGAACAAGAAAGCATTTTGCGATTACTCCAAGTACAAAACAAACTTGAATCTTGTGCTGAGGGAAGTTAATGCCGAAGCAATGAACGGTTATAACTTAAAGCACTACACACAGTCACAATGGACCACAATTAACCGTAACTTATTATTCCTGCACTTGTTCAATAATGATAGCATACAATCCAAGAGCACTCCGCTTTCCCGAACATTGCACAAATATAAAGAAACAGTTGGTGAAGTAAATCTTGAGAGTTACAAGTCTCAAGCCAAGAAGCTCTATCACAGGgcaatgaagatgattgCAGAGGAGCCATCTACTGGACAATGGCGTCGGGACTCGAATAAAAGTTTACTCGGTTTCTTACTTCTCACATTACAATTGCAAGTGATTGAAAAACAGTGGGATGAAGCACTTTCGCTTTGTTACTCTGCCCTAAATGGACGCAACTTCCCAGAGGTGGACAGAGCATATGCATGCAATATCCTATACTGCATTATCATTGACATTAGAAGGCGCAGTGGTCGGGATGAAAAGTTCTTTATAAGTCGCTATGAAAAGAATAATCCGCCATCAGAGGGATCATTTGTCAAGGACATAGCATTTTGGAAGCACGTTGGCATGTATTACATGGGCAAAGAACCTTTTAGTGCCAGAAAGCTATTCGAGGAAATTTCTAAGGAAACTGATGacgatttcatcaaaaaatACAAATCTGAGGATACCAACGACGTTGATGTACAAGCGGCTGCCAAATATACCCAAGGTATTGACGTGGCTGAGCTTCTTTCAGATGGTGTCACACCATttaaattgaagaaagccaCTAATGTTATATCCGTTTCAAAAGTCACCAAGAAGCAAAAGGTCAagaatgatttgaagaagcagaaacAGAAGGAACAAAGGCTAAAGAGGTTTTTGGAGCACTGCGATACCAGTAAAGGCCCGGATCCAGAGAGATGGCTACCAAAGAAGGATAGATCCACATATAGacccaagaagaagcaagtCGCTAAGCAGACTCAAGGTGGTAATATGAGTAAGAAAGCGGAACAGGCTCTAGACATATCTAAGAATGTTAAAGTGTCTAAAAAATCCAAGGGCAAGAGAAAATGA
- the NIP7 gene encoding ribosome biosynthesis protein NIP7 (similar to Saccharomyces cerevisiae NIP7 (YPL211W); ancestral locus Anc_6.225), which yields MRQLTEEETKVVFEKLAGYIGRNISYLVDNKETPHVFRLQKDRVYYVPDSVAKLATCVARPNLMSLGICLGKFTKTGKFRLHVTALSVLAQNAKYKVWIKPNGEMPFLYGNHILKAHVGKMSDDIPEHAGVIVFSMNDIPLGFGVSAKSTSEARNLQPTAIVAFRQADIGEYLRDEDTLFT from the coding sequence ATGAGACAACTTACAGAGGAGGAAACGAAAGTTGTTTTCGAGAAATTGGCTGGTTACATCGGTAGAAATATATCATATTTGGTGGACAACAAGGAAACGCCTCATGTTTTCAGACTACAAAAGGATAGAGTTTACTATGTGCCAGATAGTGTGGCCAAACTAGCGACCTGTGTTGCCAGGCCTAATTTAATGTCATTGGGGATTTGTCTGGGAAAATTCACCAAGACTGGGAAGTTTAGACTGCATGTAACAGCTCTCTCAGTACTAGCGCAAAACGCCAAGTATAAGGTCTGGATTAAGCCTAATGGTGAAATGCCCTTCCTATACGGTAACCACATACTAAAGGCTCACGTTGGTAAGATGTCCGACGATATTCCAGAGCACGCGGGAGTGATTGTGTTTTCAATGAACGATATCCCACTAGGTTTTGGTGTGAGTGCCAAGAGTACAAGCGAGGCAAGAAACCTGCAACCCACAGCTATCGTGGCCTTTAGACAGGCTGATATTGGTGAATATTTGAGAGATGAGGATACACTGTTCACTTGA
- the RKM1 gene encoding protein-lysine N-methyltransferase (similar to Saccharomyces cerevisiae RKM1 (YPL208W); ancestral locus Anc_6.221), translating to MQLDKIQKVLEWGISFGATLSSGLRFEFDEFEGIRCICTEDVDNPEVRIPRDLVIHKGLIKSIFPRLEFEECDSNTWMKFMVAKLKFDSDESTVGWRQKFGPYMECLPAVVDSPLIWNPREVSLLQGTNLGNSLRAKLLIIFKEWHDIVDKNDIFDNTMIAAELALYSVFQSTSYADIYDAVLVDTIKQTPKVWYSFSAFLWSHLIFLSRAFPEYVLNSECDRNSVILLPIIDLLNHNYNSKVEWFSSDGGFGYRRLGAVDKGQQLYNNYGGKGNEELLSGYGFLLNDNLFSSIALKIKLPADQIGNILKEGIKLPTMDDYTTYAFEKKQSDYNPTVEHPELAFRDGVTYLLNKTNESPLNDMLSLFSYLNKSDNERWDELTPLFKGLHSLRLALEHKLQAVNNKPVEIESESHEINSTRKNYATVYRAEQVSILKYALTQLKEREKKWMSENKSRLLTMKKIVKYDPSFIDEELPLFFGNRDVIFPGSRQFLGLWILIKRQNNSFPTKYKWVQESYSDYKAMQTPSAFDEEADLFNTDLIVQNQAPDKITIEEARNVYQFLSLNAFTRTASTDQETILVKRRS from the coding sequence ATGCAGCTTgacaaaattcaaaaagtttTAGAGTGGGGTATCAGTTTTGGAGCAACACTCTCCTCAGGCTTGCGATTCGAATTTGACGAGTTTGAAGGCATAAGATGTATTTGTACTGAGGACGTTGATAATCCAGAAGTGAGAATTCCTCGAGATCTGGTAATTCATAAAGGACTTATTAAATCTATATTCCCAAgacttgaatttgaagaatgtgATTCCAACACCTGGATGAAATTTATGGTGGCAAAGCTCAAATTTGATAGCGATGAATCGACTGTGGGATGGCGTCAAAAGTTCGGCCCCTACATGGAGTGCCTACCTGCCGTTGTCGATTCCCCGCTCATTTGGAATCCAAGAGAAGTGAGCCTTCTGCAAGGCACTAACTTAGGTAATTCGCTTCGAGCCAAACTGTtaatcatcttcaaagaatgGCACGATATCGTCGATAAGAATGACATCTTCGACAATACTATGATTGCTGCTGAGTTGGCTCTTTACAGCGTATTTCAGAGTACTAGCTATGCTGATATTTACGATGCTGTGCTTGTTGACACTATCAAACAGACTCCAAAGGTGtggtattctttctctgcTTTTCTATGGTCAcatttgatctttctctcaAGAGCTTTCCCAGAATACGTTTTGAATAGCGAATGTGACAGGAACTCGGTGATACTTTTGCCCATCAtagatttgttgaaccaCAATTACAACTCCAAAGTGGAGTGGTTTTCCAGTGATGGTGGATTCGGTTACAGACGTCTTGGTGCTGTTGATAAGGGACAGCAGCTGTACAATAACTACGGCGGAAAGGGTAATGAGGAGTTGTTATCCGGCTACGGTTTCCTGCTGAACGATAATCTGTTTAGTTCTATAGCActcaagatcaaattgCCCGCTGATCAGATTGGTAACATCCTGAAGGAAGGAATAAAGCTACCTACGATGGACGACTACACCACGTAcgcttttgaaaagaagcaGTCAGACTACAATCCCACAGTGGAGCATCCTGAGCTTGCTTTCAGAGATGGTGTAACTTATCTCCTCAACAAGACGAATGAATCTCCGCTGAATGATATGTTAAGTCTATTTTCTTATCTGAACAAAAGCGATAATGAAAGATGGGATGAGCTAACACCACTTTTTAAAGGTTTGCACAGTCTAAGACTTGCATTGGAACACAAACTTCAGGCTGTAAACAACAAACCAGTAGAAATCGAAAGTGAATCTCATGAAATAAATTCTACTCGAAAAAACTACGCAACAGTTTACAGAGCTGAACAGGTGTCAATTCTGAAGTATGCGCTGACGCAGCTCAAAGAAAGggagaagaaatggatGAGCGAAAACAAGAGCAGACTGCTGACCATGAAAAAGATAGTCAAGTATGATCCATCgttcattgatgaagaattgccATTGTTTTTTGGGAACAGGGATGTCATTTTTCCAGGCTCAAGACAATTTCTAGGCTTATGGATTCTCATCAAGCGGCAGAACAATTCTTTCCCTACAAAATACAAATGGGTACAAGAAAGCTACAGCGACTACAAAGCAATGCAAACGCCGTCCGCctttgatgaagaagccgACCTATTTAACACTGATTTGATCGTGCAAAACCAGGCCCCAGACAAGATcacaattgaagaagcaagaaatGTTTACCAATTCCTCTCGCTGAATGCGTTCACAAGAACAGCCTCGACGGATCAAGAGACTATCCTGGTTAAGAGGCGATCTTAA
- the MRH4 gene encoding ATP-dependent RNA helicase (similar to Saccharomyces cerevisiae MRH4 (YGL064C); ancestral locus Anc_6.223), with amino-acid sequence MDILRPVRVCGKLFVRQYAAKSMKNERPRKAFKLAASVGSKKVGRAKKGVKNNSKEPSTFHFGNFGGLKDTNAAEVEKSGRLISKITDFDQLKILPLVRTTIKQIIANESLHRSPQIVPSPIQIVTIKKLAASLMDPKLQVHAIAAETGSGKTMAYLVPLLDYLKRQEIETVELWETLRTKAIIRSVILVPTHELVDQVYRTVSKTEASLGLNTYKWGAGSPYTEFLDKVKNRIDILVTTPAKLLSLFNIRMISRADRLLSQVKFVVLDEADTLMDQSWVEDTHHAIRKMPNASHIVFCSATIPNEFNKTLDRLFPTVVPITTPRLHKLPSGLEFKMIDASLSPYKGSKMKALAQALYAIVNDGSEADYEKRCVVFVNEKKDVPKVAEKLRITYGHDCVGLTGSDSAEERAASMEAFLNPPKLLKSLDASAPIQKAAEKVRIPDSNLTILSEQEDQAEKPMSRLKVLVTTDLMARGLNFQGVRNVILYDVPKTSIDLVHRAGRTGRMKQGGRVFMLVEKSTKSWARAIPKIVKRNVALS; translated from the coding sequence ATGGATATTCTTCGACCAGTGAGAGTTTGTGGAAAGCTATTCGTGCGGCAATACGCTGCgaaatcgatgaagaacgAAAGACCTAGAAAggctttcaaattggcaGCTTCTGTGGGATCTAAAAAGGTTGGTCGTGCCAAGAAAGGCGTTAAAAATAACTCTAAAGAGCCCTCGACGTTTCATTTTGGCAATTTTGGAGGTTTGAAAGACACGAATGCAGCAGAAGTTGAGAAGAGTGGACGACTAATATCTAAGATCACTGATTTTGACCAATTGAAAATTCTGCCGCTTGTTAGAACAACAATAAAGCAAATTATCGCTAATGAGTCTCTGCATAGGAGCCCACAGATTGTTCCGTCTCCGATTCAGATTGTTACCATAAAAAAACTGGCGGCAAGTCTGATGGATCCCAAGCTACAAGTTCACGCTATTGCAGCAGAAACTGGTTCTGGTAAAACTATGGCATATTTGGTACCTCTACTAGACTatttgaagagacaagaaattgaaactgTCGAGCTGTGGGAAACTTTGCGCACTAAAGCAATAATAAGATCTGTGATTCTTGTACCAACTCATGAGCTGGTCGATCAAGTTTATAGAACAGTATCAAAAACTGAGGCTTCTTTGGGATTGAACACTTACAAGTGGGGCGCTGGTTCTCCTTACACGGAATTTTTGGATAAAGTCAAGAATAGAATTGATATCCTTGTGACGACTCCAGCCAAACTTCTTTCATTGTTCAACATACGAATGATAAGCAGAGCAGACAGGCTGTTATCTCAGGTTAAGTTTGTGGTACTTGATGAAGCAGATACTCTGATGGATCAATCATGGGTTGAGGATACACACCACGCTATTCGAAAAATGCCCAATGCAAGTCACATAGTCTTTTGTTCGGCCACGATACCGAACGAGTTCAACAAGACACTTGACAGACTATTCCCCACTGTGGTTCCAATAACTACTCCTAGGTTACACAAGCTACCTAGTGGTCTAGAGTTCAAGATGATCGATGCTTCATTGAGTCCATACAAGGgttcaaagatgaaagcTCTAGCACAAGCGCTCTATGCAATTGTTAACGATGGTTCGGAGGCAGACTATGAGAAAAGATGTGTGGTATTTGtgaatgaaaagaaagacGTACCAAAAGTAGCGGAGAAGCTACGTATCACTTATGGTCATGACTGTGTGGGCCTTACCGGTAGTGATTCGgctgaagaaagagctgcAAGTATGGAAGCTTTTTTGAATCCGccaaaacttttgaagagtttggaCGCTAGCGCACCGATACAAAAAGCGGCCGAGAAGGTGAGGATTCCGGACTCCAATCTGACCATCTTATCTGAgcaagaagatcaagccGAAAAGCCGATGTCTCGACTAAAGGTTCTTGTAACTACAGATCTGATGGCTAGAGGATTGAATTTCCAGGGAGTAAGAAATGTTATCTTGTATGACGTCCCAAAGACTTCTATTGACCTTGTCCACCGAGCGGGTAGAACCGGTAGAATGAAACAGGGCGGCAGAGTGTTTATGCTTGTGGAGAAGTCTACCAAGTCATGGGCTAGAGCCATTCCAAAGATCGTCAAGAGAAATGTTGCACTGTCGTAA
- the PUS1 gene encoding pseudouridine synthase PUS1 (similar to Saccharomyces cerevisiae PUS2 (YGL063W) and PUS1 (YPL212C); ancestral locus Anc_6.226), with protein MQYNPPNPTIEAELFRAFVEAGAISKANSNDLKKNGFMRAARTDKGVHAGGNLISLKLIIEDPQIKEKINEKLPEGIRIWDIERVNKAFDCRKMCGSRWYEYLLPTYSLIGPKPGSILYNNIEDSKVECPGVLDEDVESKEFWEAFNKEAHEIFTDEEIDSIKSYVPPPREEFDGTDDLYLKVRKFKQLENIHRRKFRISQDKLKKFDATMKQYLGAHNFHNFTLGKDFKESSAIRFMKEIKVSEPFVIGDAKTEWISIKIHGQSFMLHQIRKMISMATLITRCGCPIERISQAYGQQKLNIPKAPALGLLLEAPVFEGYNTRLEKFGYKPIEFSKHQAEIDAFKMKHIYDKIYKEEVDENVFNAFFSYIDNFDKVTGAHGSETAEKSGNDVQRSVFEFLTARGIPEMVSEQVKQPKEKKNAENKQTESQE; from the coding sequence ATGCAATACAATCCACCAAACCCAACTATCGAAGCTGAACTTTTCAGGGCTTTCGTGGAAGCCGGAGCAATCTCAAAGGCTAATTCTAACgatctgaaaaaaaatggatTTATGAGGGCAGCAAGAACTGATAAAGGTGTTCATGCTGGAGGGAACCTAATCTCTTTAAAATTGATTATTGAGGACCCACAAATtaaggaaaagatcaatgaaaaattaccaGAAGGTATTCGTATCTGGGATATCGAGCGTGTTAATAAGGCATTTGATTGTAGGAAGATGTGCGGGTCTCGTTGGTACGAGTACTTGCTACCCACTTACTCGTTAATCGGACCTAAACCTGGAAGTATTTTATACAATAACATCGAAGATAGTAAAGTTGAATGTCCTGGCGtgttggatgaagatgtcgAGTCAAAGGAATTTTGGGAGGCTTTTAACAAGGAAGCCCATGAAATTTTCAcggatgaagagattgattcaATAAAGTCCTATGTTCCGCCACCAagagaagagtttgatggTACTGATGATTTGTACTTGAAGGTCAGGAAGTTTAAACAGCTAGAAAATATACACAGAAGAAAGTTTAGAATTTCCCAGgataagttgaagaaatttgatgcCACCATGAAACAATACCTAGGTGCTCATAACTTTCACAATTTTACGCTCGGTAAGGATTTCAAGGAATCAAGCGCTATTAGATTCATGAAGGAAATTAAGGTCTCTGAGCCATTTGTCATCGGTGACGCCAAGACTGAATGGATATCCATCAAGATTCACGGACAGTCCTTTATGCTGCATCAGATTCGTAAGATGATTTCCATGGCAACTTTGATCACTAGATGCGGGTGTCCAATCGAACGTATATCGCAAGCGTATGGCCAACAAAAACTCAACATCCCCAAGGCTCCTGCTCTGGGTTTACTTCTAGAGGCACCAGTTTTTGAAGGTTACAATACAAggcttgaaaaatttggttaCAAACCAATTGAGTTCTCTAAGCACCAAGCCGAGATCGACGCTTTTAAGATGAAGCACATTTACGACAAAATctacaaagaagaagttgatgagAACGTTTTCAACGCATTCTTTAGCTATATTGATAATTTCGATAAAGTAACAGGAGCTCATGGCTCTGAAACTGCAGAGAAATCCGGTAATGATGTTCAAAGAAGCGTGTTCGAATTTTTAACAGCCAGAGGTATCCCCGAAATGGTCTCTGAACAAGTAAAACAACCTaaggagaaaaaaaatgctgaAAACAAACAGACCGAATCTCAGGAATAG
- the RSM23 gene encoding mitochondrial 37S ribosomal protein mS29 (similar to Saccharomyces cerevisiae RSM23 (YGL129C); ancestral locus Anc_6.227) has translation MLRSQCRQLFTSSIARAAAPARGKAQGFAKKVSGHKGSAKRISGDTLYKNWADTVHTAKLNQYAVPLELPTFNPKTIGESNKVSSFSNKQYKSLYHLGSFHKNQFNELFPKPVSLIRNESTVKLIKLLQSASNKKVIITGEPGVGKSVLLSQVHAFACESSNVLIHISYPELFLNGRNDFFYDEKLKQYVQPMYLKKFLRKILKSNDENVLRSIKLTSDYKFSNADPKDSAIKKQISLLKDQNSLYDLLSIKTQGRHRGDLFKAVITELSGQKKYPVFFTVDNFSKILTSPFTSYKDADNKNIHLLDFQLGATIMQIVGGELAFPHQNSATVLATSGVDRTNRTLPVAVGKLPEDVYVDPHHYDPKFAKILQKGGVQEFEVPKLRKEEVRELIEFYFKSEILLNSDSQNKTLEQLTDEKYILSGNGNPRDLLKSIILMHT, from the coding sequence ATGTTAAGGTCACAGTGCAGGCAGCTGTTCACGAGTTCTATAGCGAGAGCTGCTGCGCCTGCTCGTGGTAAGGCTCAAGggtttgcaaagaaagttTCGGGACATAAAGGTTCTGCTAAAAGGATATCTGGTGACACATTATACAAGAATTGGGCTGACACAGTGCATACCGCGAAGCTGAACCAGTATGCGGTACCTTTGGAGCTTCCCACTTTTAATCCCAAGACCATAGGTGAATCGAATAAGGTTTCTTCGTTCTCTAATAAACAGTACAAGTCTCTTTACCACCTAGGCTCTTTCCATAAAAACCAGTTCAATGAATTGTTTCCTAAGCCAGTATCACTGATCCGTAACGAGAGCACAGTCAAACTGATAAAACTATTACAATCAGCATCAAATAAAAAAGTTATCATCACAGGAGAACCAGGTGTTGGTAAGAGTGTTCTATTGTCACAAGTTCACGCATTCGCATGTGAATCCAGTAATGTATTGATCCATATCTCATACCCGGAACTTTTTTTGAATGGTCGTaatgatttcttctatgatgaaaagttgaaacaGTACGTGCAACCTATGTATCTAAAGAAGTTTCTGAggaagattttgaaatccaatgatgaaaacgTCCTACGTTCGATTAAGCTGACTTCTGATTACAAATTTTCCAATGCCGACCCTAAGGATTCTGCCATTAAGAAGCAAATCTCTCTAttaaaagatcaaaacAGTTTGTACGATTTGCTATCAATCAAGACACAAGGCCGTCATCGAGGGGACCTTTTTAAAGCTGTCATTACTGAGCTATCCGGTCAAAAGAAATATCCTGTCTTTTTCACTGTTGATAATTTCTCGAAAATTTTAACAAGCCCATTTACAAGCTACAAGGATGCAGACAATAAAAATATTCACTTACTTGATTTCCAGTTAGGTGCAACCATTATGCAAATTGTTGGTGGTGAGCTCGCCTTCCCACATCAGAACAGTGCTACCGTATTGGCCACTTCTGGTGTTGATAGAACCAATAGAACTCTACCAGTAGCAGTTGGGAAACTTCCAGAAGATGTCTACGTTGACCCACACCACTACGATCCtaaatttgccaagatctTGCAAAAAGGCGGCGTACAGGAATTTGAGGTGCCAAAATTAAgaaaggaagaagttagAGAACTAATAGAGTTTTATTTCAAGTCAGAAATCTTGCTGAACTCTGACTCTCAGAATAAGACACTCGAACAACTTACTGACGAGAAATATATCTTGAGTGGGAACGGTAATCCTAGAGACCTATTGAAGAGTATTATATTAATGCACACATAA